The Comamonas sp. lk genome contains the following window.
AAGGCCAAGTTCCCTCTGGTGGGCGATCCTACACACCAGCTGACCAACGCTTTCGGCGTGCACATCCCTGAAGAAGGCCTGGCACTGCGCGGTACCTTCGTGATCAACCCCGATGGCGTGATCAAGACCATGGAAGTGCATTCCAACGAAATCGCCCGTGACGTGTCGGAAACTCTGCGCAAGCTCAAGGCTGCCCAGTTCACCGCCGCTCACCCCGGCCAAGTGTGCCCCGCCAAGTGGAAGGAAGGCGCTGACACGATCACTCCTTCGCTGGACCTGGTCGGCAAGATCTAAGCCTGATTGCTATCGGCTGAGCGCGCAGGCGCTCTGAGAGCCGGACGACGCTCAGGCACCCGGTGTCTGTTCGTCCGGCTTTTTTACGCCCAGTTTTTTGCTTTTATGGGCGGGCAAGCGGCTCCAAGCCACTTTGCTGCACTGCATTAACAACTCAAAATTCAAAGGAATCCACCATGCTTGACGATCAACTCAAAGCCCAACTCGCCGCCTACCTGGAACGTGTGCAGCAGCCGTTTGAGCTGGTGGCTTCTCTGGATGACAGCGAGACCAGCGCCAAGATGCGCGATCTGCTGCAAACCATTCAGTCCCTGCGCAGCGACAAGATCACGCTGCGCACCGATGGCAACGACGCCCGCAAGCCTTCGTTCTCTTTGCAACGCAAGGGCACCGACACCCAGCTGCGCTTTGCCGGTCTGCCCCTGGGTCACGAATTCACCTCGCTGGTGCTGGCGCTGCTGTGGACGGGCGGCCATCCACCCAAGGTGGAGCAGGATCTGATTGACCAGATCAAGGCGCTCGACGGAGACTACAACTTCGAGGTCTACATGAGCCTGACCTGCCACAACTGCCCCGACGTGGTGCAGGCGCTGTCGCTCATGGCCATCCTCAACCCCAAGATCAAGACCACGGTGATCGAAGGCGGCGCCTTCCAGCAGGAAGTGACCGAGCGCGAAATCATGGCCGTGCCCATGGTGCTGATGAACGGTTCCGTGTTTGGCACCGGTCGCATGAGCATCGAAGAAATCGTGGCCAAGCTCGATACCGGTGCGGCCTCGCGTGAAGCCGCCAAGCTCTCGGCCAAGGAGGCTTTCGATGTGCTGATCATCGGCGGTGGCCCCGCTGGCGCAGCGGCCGCTGTGTATGCAGCGCGCAAGGGCATTCGCACCGGTGTGGCGGCAGAGCGCTTTGGCGGTCAGGTCAACGACACGTTGGCCATCGAGAACTACATCTCCGTGCTGGAAACCGACGGCCCCAAGTTTGCCGCAGCGCTGGAAGCCCACACCCGCGCTTACGACGTAGACATCATGAATTTGCAGCGCGCCGAGAAGCTGATTCCCGCAGCGCAGCCCGGCGGCCTGCTCGAAGTGCAGCTGGCCAATGGTGGTTCGCTCAAGGCCAAGACCGTGATTCTGTCCACCGGTGCGCGCTGGCGCAATGTGAACGTTCCCGGCGAAGCCGAGTACCGAAACAAGGGCGTGGCCTACTGCCCGCACTGCGACGGCCCGCTGTTCAAGGGCAAGCGTGTGGCGGTCATTGGCGGCGGTAACTCGGGTATTGAGGCGGCCATCGACCTGGCCGGCTTGGTGGCCCATGTGACGGTGGTGGAGTTTGCCGAACAGCTCAAGGCCGACGCCGTGCTGGTCAAGAAGCTGCACAGCCTGCCCAATGTGACCGTGCACACCAATGCACAGACCACGGAAATCACTGGCGCCAATGGCAAGGTCAATGGTCTGCGCTACAAGGACCGTGTGACGGGCGAGGAACACCATGTCGAGCTGGAAGGCGTGTTCGTCCAGATCGGTCTGGTGCCCAACACCGAATGGCTCAAGGGCACGGTGGAGCTGAGCAAGTTCGGCGAAATCATTGTGGATGCCAAGGGCCAGACCAATCTGCCCGGCGTGTTCGCTGCCGGTGACTGCACCACGGTGCCGTACAAGCAGATCGTGATTGCGGCAGGTGCCGGTTCCACGGCGGCTCTGTCGGCCTTCGATCACCTGATTCGCAACTAAAACAGGCTGTAGTGCTTTATGCATAAGCGCTAGTAGCTATTAAAAAAGGACTGCTTCGGCAGTCCTTTTTGTTTTTCTCGGCGCGTTTATACATTCGTCGATGAAGGTTAAAGTAAAAATATCAATCAAATGAGAACTATTCGCATACACTGTGCATTGCTCAGCCAGCATATGCAGTGCCAGCTACGGGTCTGATTCCTGTGGCACTTTCCAGAAGCCAGCTCTTGTCAATTCAATGAATAAAGAGGGTTTCTGGTATGGCATCCGCTGCCGCTACGCACACTCGCGCCCTGTTGGCGCCGCTTTCCGTTTTTCACCCCGCTGCTCGTCCTGCTATCCATCCGCTGGCCCTGGCTTGTGCGCTGGCCTGCGCGTCTTTTGCCGCTCAGGCACAGGAATCGGCCCTAGTGGCTCCGACGCAGACGGTGGCCCAAGCCTCGGCCACGGTGCGCGTGGCCGCAGCCCATGCAGATCGCAGCGCCCCGGTGATGAAAGACGTGGTGGTGAGCGCCTCGCGCGATGAGCAGGATGCCGATGCTTTGCCCATGACGATTGACGTTATTGATGCCAAGCAGATGGAAGAGGGACATGTCAGCGACATCCGCGAGCTGGCCGAGAAACTGCCCAATGTGACCGTGCCCCGTGCACCGGCCCGTTTTTCGCTGGCGTCCTCGTCGGCCGGGCGGGACCAGAACAGCGGCTTCAATATCCGCGGCCTGGAAGGCAATCGCGTGCTGATGCTGGTCGATGGCGTACGCCAGCCGCGCGGCTATTCCTTCAGTGCCAACACCTTTGGCCGCGACTATCTGGATCTGGGCCTGGTGCAGCGCGTGGAAATTCTGCGTGGCTCCGTGCCGGCGCTGTATGGCTCGGACGGCATGGGCGGCCTGGTCAACTTCATCACCGTGCAGCCCGATGATTTGCTCAAAGGTGGCAAGACCGTTGGTGGTCGCGTCTCCGCCAGCTACGACGGCTCGGACAACGGCAAGCGTGTGGGCGCCACTCTGGCAGGACGTGCCAGCCCTGAATGGGCTTGGCTGGTTTCTGCCGGCATTGGCCGCTCCAGCGCGCTGGAGAACATGGGTACCGTAGGCGGCGTGGGCAGCACCCGCACCGAGCCCAACCCCGAAAAAGACAAGAGCCACTCGCTGCTGGGTCGCCTGGTCTACACACCTTCGGCGGTGCAAAAACATGTGTTCACGCTGGAGCAGGTCAACAAAAAGGCCGACTATGCCTTGCTGACGGCACAGGGCACATCCCTTGGCGGCACGGTGCTGGACTCCAACTCCAAAACGGAAATGAATCGCTGGCGCGCCAGCTGGCAGGGGCAATGGCAGCAACTGGGCTGGTCGCTGGCCGATGAGCTGCAGTTGATGGCCAGCTACCAGGGTTCGGATTCGCGCGAGTGGATCAATGAAACCCGCAGAAATCTGCCCTATCGCGAACGCGATGTGACCTACGACGAGAACGCGCTGCAACTGCATGCGCAGGCCAACAAAACCCTGCGCTGGGGTACGGCGGTCAGTGGCAAGTTCACCTATGGCATGGATTACATGCGCAACAAGGTGGTCAACGAGCAAAACGGCATCACGCCGGCCGCTGGCGAGCAGTTCCCGCTCAAGCGTTTCCCCAATACGACAGAGACATCGACTGCGCTGTTTGCGCAGGCGGATCTGCACTATGGCGCATGGAGCCTGACGCCTGGCGTGCGGGCCGAGCACTACAGCATCAAGCCCAAGCAGCAAGGCTTTTTGCCCACGGTGGTCAGCAATTCGGACTCGGCCATCTCGCCCAAGCTGGGCGCATTGTTCCAGGCATCGGATGCATGGTCTGTCTACGGCAACTACGCCGCAGGCTTTCGCGCGCCGAATGCAGGCCAGATCAATGCCTATTTCGAGAATTCCAGCCAGTACTACAAGAACATACCCAACCCCAATCTCAAGCCCGAAAAGAGCAACACCTTCGAGCTGGGACTGCGTGGACGCATGGAGCGCATGAAGCTCGATGCGGCGGTGTTCACCGGTCGCTACAAGAACTTCATCCTCGATCAGCAGCTGGTGTCGGGCACACCGGGCAACCGCAACGACCCCGGCATCTATCAGTCGGTGAATTTGGAAGACGTGCGCATCAGTGGCTTTGAACTCAAGGCCGACTATGACTGGGGCAAGTTTGCCGGCGGCAACTGGCGCACCCATGCCGCCTACGGCTACACCAAGGGTACGGAAACCAAGACCGACAAGCCTGTGAACACCATCTCGCCACAGCAACTGGTGCTGGGCGTGCGCTACGACACCTCTAACGTGGGTGTGCAGCTGAGCGCCTCGCACTGGGCAGGCAAGAAAGCCAAGGATGTTCCCACCACCACGGCCTGGCTCAGCCCTAGCGCCACGGTGCTGGACTTGAGCGCGCAATGGCGTATTCGTCCCGGCACGCGCCTGAACGTCGGCATCTACAACCTGACGGACAAGAAGTACTGGCGCTGGTCCGATGTGCGCGGACTGACCTCCAGCACGCAGATTGTCGATGCCTATAGCCAGACAGGCCGAAACCTGCGCGTGTCCCTGGTTCAGGACTTCTAACTTCATAGCATCAAGCGCTTTTGGATAAAGAGCTTGATGCGTTTTTCAATGGATAACGTGGGAGTGTGCCATGCCAGTGTCTGAAGACCGTTCCAAGACCGCCGGTGCCAGCGATGCCGAAGCCGCAGTGCAGGAGCGCGCAGAGGAATACCTGCTCACCGAAAGCGAAGCACAGCTGGCGGCCACGCTGGCGCTGATGACTGGTTTCAGCCAGGGCTGCTGCGCTGCCCACCGTGCGCCCATGGCCGCCCGCGTGGCTGAGCAGTTGGCCGGCATGGCGCATGGCGCCGCGCTGTCCAAGGATATGCAGGCGTTTTTGCTGCGCCTGTGCCAGCGCTGGAGTGTGGTGGCTGACGCCCTTGATGCGGAGTCTGCGGCACAGCAGCGCGAGGCGGATGCGCCAGACGAGCGGCCTATAGGTATAGGCACGCATCACCACACAGCGACCCACAGCATGGGCCAGAGCACGGCCCACGACGATTTCCCACCTTCCCGCGTGCATTGGCACGCCAGCCCGGAGACTTTGCAATGAACAACCCTACGATGACAGAAACAGCCACCCCAAACCCCGGTACTTCGGCGTTGAACACCGCCGTGCAGATCCGTGAGCAATTTGCCCAGGAGCGTGCGAAGGGCCTGCGCATCAAGGACGCCGCAGAAGCCATGGGCCTGAGCGAAGGCGCGGTGATTGCCGCACATGGCGGCGAGCATGAGCGCGCGCTCAAGGCCCTGCCTTTGCGTGCCGAGTGGCTGGCGATCTTGCAAGGCCTGGAGGCCTGCGGCACCGTCATGGCGCTCACCCGCAACGAATCGACCGTGCACGAAAAAGACGGTATCTATCAAAACGTTTCGGCCACCGGCCCCGTGGGTCTGGCTTTCAGCCGCGAGATTGACCTGCGCCTGTTCTTCATGCACTGGCATGCCGGCTTTGCCGTGACCGAAGCCTCGGCCAACGGCAATCGTCCGGCCATGCACAGCCTGCAGTTCTATGACGCCAGCGGCCGCGCTGTGCACAAGATTTTTGCCCGCGAAGCCACGGATATGGCGGCCTGGAATGCGCTGATCGAACGTTTTGCCGAACCGGCCGCCGGCTATGTATTCCGCGAAGCGGCGGCCAAGCCCGCGCCCAAGGCCGACAGCGAAATCGATGTGCCTGCGCTGACCCAGGCCTGGAGCGCCCTGAAGGACACGCACGAGTTCTTCGAGATGCTGCGCAAGCACGGAGCCGAGCGTCAGCAGGCCTTCAGCCTGGTGCCTGAATACTGCCAGCGCCTGGAAGGCGATGCCGTTACCCGCCTGCTGGGCGATGCGGCCGTGGATGGCGTGTCCATCATGGTGTTTGTGGGCAGCAGCGGCTGCATCCAGATTCACACCGGCCCGGTGAGCAATATCCAGCCCATGGACGGTGCCAACGGCGTGCGCTGGATCAATGTGCTGGACAAGGGCTTCAATCTGCATCTGCGCACCGACATGATTGACAAAGTGTGGGTGGTGCAAAAGCCCACCAGCGATGGCGTGGTGACTTCGGTGGAAGTGTTCGATGCCGCCGGCAACAACATGGCCATGTTCTTTGGCGAACGCAAGCCCGGCCAGCCCGAGCTGCAAAGCTGGCGCGATCTGGTGGCCGGTCTGCCCCGTCTGTCGGCGGCGACGGAGGCCGCATGACACAGCCGCTGAACTCCCGCAGAGCGGGTCTGCAATGGCTGGGGGCCGCTGTTCTGGGCGCGGCCCTGCCGGGACTGGGCCATGCCCAGACGCAGGCCGCGCCGGCGCGGCGCCTGGTGTCCTTGAGCGGGGCCCTGACCGAAGTCGTCTACCTGCTCAATGCCCAGGGCTTGCTGGTGGGCACCGATACCACCAGCCTGTTTCCCGATGCTGCGCAGAAAACGCCCAAGGTGGGCTATGTGCGCCAGCTGTCGGCCGAAGGTCTGCTCTCGCTCAAGCCTGACTCTGTCATAGGCACCAGCGAGGCCGGACCGGCCGTGGTGCTGGACCAGATACGCCAGGCCGGCGTGCGGGTGTCGCTGGTGAAGGCCCAGCATGTCTGGGGCGATGTGCAGGAAAAAGTGAAAGTCGTGGGGCGCGAAACCGGCAAGGTGGGCGAAGCCAGCGCATTGCTGGAGCGCCTGGATGCGCAGTGGCAGAGCGTTCAGGCCCAGGTGGCCAAGGCCACACGCAAGCCGCGCGTGCTGTTTTTGCTCTCGCACAGCGGCAGCCCCCAGGTGGCGGGACGCGGTACGGCAGCCGATGCGCTGATGCGCTATGCCGGCTGCGTCAACGCCATCGATCAGTTTGACGGCTACAAGCCGCTGACGGCAGAGGCCATGGCCAGCGCCGCACCGGAGGTCATCATCAACACCACGCAAGGCATAGAGGCCATGGGCGGTGAGGCCGCCTTCTGGAAGCGGCCCGAGCTGGCGTTGACCCCGGCCTATGCCAAAAAAGCCCTGGTCACGCTGGAGGCCAGCCACCTGCTGGGCTTTGGCCCGCGTCTGCCCAGCGCCGTGCAGGCCTTGCATATGCGCACCTTGCAGTGGGTGGCCTGAGAGCAGACATGAGCATGAATATGAGCATGGGTCGTGCGGGGGCCAAACCCGTGGCTGGGCTGCCAAAGCCGGCGGCACGCTGGCGCTCCCCGTCCGGGCGCCTGAGCCGGGGCGCCACCTTGTCGCTGGGTCTGCTGCTGGTGCTGCTGGCCATGGTGCTGGGCAGTGCCAGCGGGGCTTATGCGATTGCGCCGGGTCAGCTGTTCGGCATCGCCTGGGACGGGCTCAGCGGTGCCGCCGGCGGTAGCGCCGAGCATCTGGTGTTTCTCAATATCCGCCTGCCGCGCCTGTTGATGGGTGCGGCCGCTGGTGCCGGTCTGGGGCTGGCCGGGGCCTTGATGCAAGGTCTGTTTCGCAACCCGCTGGCCGACCCAGGGCTGATTGGCGTAAGCAGCGGCGCGGCATTGGCAGCCGGCATCACCATTGTGCTGGGCGGCATGTACCTGCCCTGGCTGCCGCGTCATCTGGGCAGCTGGGCGCTGGTGGCCATGGCCTTTGGCGGCGGCTTGGCCGTGACGGCCGTGGTCTATGTCCTGGGTCAGGTGCAGGGCACGACCCGCATCGGCCTGATGCTGCTGGCCGGGATTGCCATCAATGCCCTGGCTGGAGCGGGCTTGGGTTTTCTGAGCTTTATCTCTACCGACGAACAGCTGCGCAATCTGCAGATGTGGCTGCTGGGCAGCCTGGGCGCTTCGCGCTGGAGCGCGGTTGGCTTGGTGGGCGCTGCCGTGGCGCTGAGCGTGCTGGCTGCGCTGGCCCTGGCGCGGCCCCTGAATGCGATTGCGCTGGGCGAGGCACAGGCCAATCTGTTGGGGGTAGCGGTGGAGAAAACCAAGCGCCGCGCGGTGATGGTGGCGGCACTGGCCGTGGGCGCGGTGACCGCGACTACCGGCATCATCGGCTTTATCGGGCTGGTGGCCCCGCACTGGGTGCGGCTGGTGGCCGGTCCCGATCACCGGGTGGTGCTGCCGGGCTCCGCCCTGTTGGGTGCTGCCCTGGTGGTGACGGCCGATGCCGTGGCCCGCACCATCGTCAAACCGGCCGAGCTGCCCCTGGGCGTGCTGACGGCTTTTATCGGCGTGCCGCTGTTTTTGGCCATGCTGCGCCAGTTCAGGAGCAAGGTATGAGTGAGGCCTCTTTGCTGGAGTGTCGCGGCCTGGGCGTGGGCATAGGCCAGGGCCCGCGTCTGGCCACGGTGAATGCCGGGCTGAAAGCCGGGCGCTTTACCGCCATTCTCGGCCCCAACGGCGCGGGCAAATCTACGCTGATGTCCATGCTGGTGGGCGAACGTGCCGCGCAGGCCGGCCAGGTATTGCTGGACGGGCTGCCGCTGGCACAGCACAGCATGGCCGCACTGGCCTGCCGCCGCGCCGTCATGCCCCAGGACGGTTCGGTGGCGTTTGATTTCACTGCGCAGGAGGTGGTGGAGCTGGGGCGCTACCCCCATCGCAATCAGCCCAGTGCACAGGAAGAGAGCATTGTGCTGGCCGCGATGGAGCTGACGGGCGTGGCCCATCTGGCCCAGCGCAGCATCAACACCTTGTCGGGTGGCGAGAGGGCCCGCAGCCATCTGGCACGGGCGCTGGCCCAGGTCTGGGAAGCGCCGCAGGACGGCAAAGCTCGCTGGCTGCTGCTGGACGAGCCCACGGCCGCCCTTGATCTGGCCCATCAGCACCATGCCATGCGCTTGCTGCGCAACTGGGCAGCCGAGCAAGGTGTGGGCGTGGTGGCCGTGATTCACGACCTGAATCTGGCTCTGCGCTACGCCGATGACGTGCTGGTGCTGGGCGCAGATGCCGGCGTGCACAGCGGCGCTACGCAGCAAGTGCTGCGGCCCGAACTGGTGCAGCAGGTCTGGGGCATGCAGTGCGATACGGTGCGCAGCAGCGATGGCGCTTTGCAATATATTTTTGTAGCAGATAGCGCAATGGCGGCTTGAATCTCACTGCTCAATATATTGAAATCTGAAGTTGGTCATGCGCAAACCACTTCAGATTCGATAGCGATCTGCTCTTCTTTTCTCGGTCCTCAATGGCTGTGGACCGTGATCGCCACCAGCCTCAGCACCAGAGGCCGCACCAGCACCACACAGCAAAATGCCACGGGCATGGCCAGGGCATAGGCGCTCAGGACGCGCTGCAAAAATCCGCTACCCAGGCCGCTATTGGCTGCGACGATGGTGCAGGACATCAGAAAAGCCATGATGCCCGCCATGTAGAAGGCAAATACGAAAGGGGTGTAGCGCTTGTGCAGCTTCAGGCCTGGGGGTTTGGAGGGGATAGCGTTCATGCTGCGGTCAAAGCCTGTGTTTTTTTGCACCCGGATTCATAGCGGCTTGCGAAGACGGTGCAAGCAGCTGGGGCTGCCGGGGTGCCTGTGTTTTCAGAATGCCCAGACTGTAAGCGGGCCCAGGAGAAGTCGGTAGAGGGCTGCAGCTTGCTGCACTCATAAGTCAAACTTCAGAATGCTTTGGCGATACATTGGTACCCATGCCGAATCTGCGAGCCATAGAAACCTTTGTCAAAGCGCTGGAGGGCGGCTCCATCGCCTCGGCCGCGCGCCAGCTGGGCATCTCGCCGGCCGCGGCCAGCCAGAATATTGCGCGGCTGGAGCGTGAGCTGGGCACGCGGCTGATCACGCGCACCACGCGCTCCATGGCCTTGACCGAGGCCGGTGAGCGCTATCTGGCGCGTGTGGGCCCCGTGCTCGACGCGCTGGAAAAAGCCCAGTCCGACCTGTCGCTGATCCACGGTCAGCTGCAAGGCAAGCTGCGCATTGCCTGCATGTCGGCTTTCGGCCGGCATGTGCTGGCGCCGCTGTTGCCGGCTTTTACCGCCCGGCACCCGCAGCTGGAGATCGAGTTGTTGATTGCCGACCGCTATGTGGATGTGCTCAAGGAAGATGTGGACATCAGCCTGTGCTACCGCGATGTGCTGGAGCCCGGCATGTCCGTGCGGCAATTGGCATCCGTGCCGCGTTTTCTGTGCGCTTCGCCGCAGTATCTGCAGCAGCATGGCAGCCCGCAGACGGCGCAGGAGCTGCTGGAGCATGCCTGTCTGCTCTATAGACGCGAGCGCGATGGCCGCCTGATGCGCTGGCCTTTTACACGCGACGGCCAGCGCAGCGATCCGCAGCAGCGCATTGCCACCATTGGCAACGATATCGATGCGCTGGTGGAGTTTGCGGCGGCCGGCGGCGGCATTGTCTGGGCCGGCAGCTTTATCGTGCATGACTATGTGCGCCAGGGCCGGCTGCTGCCGTTGACCTTGAAGCCGGGGCGCAAGGGGCAGCTGCAGTTCGAGAATGCGCCGCTGGATTTTTTTGCCTGCTTCAAAGACCGGCAATATGTGCCGGCCAAGGTGCGTGCCCTGGTGGACTATCTGTTGGAGGAGCTGCAGCAGCAGGCAAAGCTGAGCTGAGCCACCCGTCCTCTTCGCATTCGGCGGGCCTCAAGTCAGAGCAGCCGAGCAGGAGCCGCCTCACGGCGAAGGCTGCGTCCCCCTCCCGCGCTGCGAGAGAGGGGGAAGGCGCAAAGCGCCTCAGGGGGAGTCTTGATCAATGCCCCAGATGCTGAGGCAGCACTTCCTGCAAGATAGTGGTGGCGATCTCCTCGATCGACTTGGTGGTGCTGGACAACCACTCGATGCCGCTTCTGCGCATCATGGCTTCAGCCTCGGCCACCTCGTAGCGGCAGTTTTGCAGGCTGGCGTACTTGGAGTCGGGGCGGCGCTCGTTGCGAATGCTCGACAGGCGCTCGGGCTGAATGGTCAGGCCGAACAGCTTCTTGCGAAACGGCTCCAGAGCGGGCGGCAGCTGCTTGCGCTCGAAGTCTTCGGGGATCAGCGGGTAGTTGGCCACTTTCAGGCCGAACTGCATGGCCAGGTACAGGCTGGTAGGCGTCTTGCCCGAGCGGCTCACGCCCACCAGGATCACATCGGCTCCGGTCAGGTCGGTATGAGTCTGGCCGTCGTCATGGGCCAGCGTGTAGTTGATGGCCTCCATGCGCTCCAGATATTCCTTGCTCTCGCTGATGTCGGCAAAGCGGCCCACACGGTGCAGCGACTTCTGGCCCAGCTCGATCTCCAGCGGGCGTACAAAGGTGCCGAACATGTCGAACACCTTGCCCTTGCAGGTGGCTTCGATCAAATCAAGGTGCTCCTGGTTGACCAGGGTGGTGAAGACCACGGGCTTGTTGCTTTCCAGGGAAGCCACATGGTTGATCTGGCGAATTGCCTGATGGACCTTGTCCGGAGAGTCCACAAAGGGGATGCGCACGATGCGGGGCTTGGTGTCGAACTGGGCCATGATGGCCGTGCCAAAGGTTTCGGCGGTGATGCCGGTGCCGTCGGAGATGACAAAAATCGTATGGGTATGCATGGTGCGCGCAGTGATTAGGTGAGGGCTAGGTAAGCAATGCCATGCCCGGAACTCTGAAACAGGATTGTGCCGCCCGGGGCTGCTTGGCTCGGCCTACAATGGCGCCCATTATTCCCAATTTCAACCCATGCTCGTTGACGGTCAACATCCAGAACAGCAAAGCACTGCCTTGATGCAGCGTGGGTTCGCGTCGCCTGGCCATTCAGCCCAGGCCTCGCAAGCGTGCCGGTTTTTAACCTTTGGAGTTTCCCCATGTCTCAACTGTTCGAAGCGACCGCATTAGTCGTTCCGTTTGAAAAACTGAGAATGACTGACGTTGAGTCGGTCGGCGGCAAGAACGCCTCGCTCGGCGAAATGATCTCGCAACTGCCCCAGGGCGTGCGCGTGCCTACCGGCTTTGCCACCACGGCCCACGCTTTCCGCGAGTTCCTGGCCTTTGAAGGCCTGGCAGGCAAGATTTCCGCCAAGCTGGCAGCTCTGGATGTGGACGATGTCCGTGCCCTGGCCGCTGTGGGCGCCGAAATCCGCGCCATGGTGGAAAGCCAGCCTTTCCCCGCCGATCTGGAAGCCGCGATCCGCGCTGACTTCATCACGCTGCAAGCCGGCAATGAAGCCGCTTCGTTTGCCGTGCGCTCTTCCGCCACTGCAGAAGATTTGCCTGACGCCTCGTTTGCCGGCCAGCAGGAAACCTTCCTGAACGTGGTGGGCATCGAAGACGTGCTGCACAAGATGAAGGAAGTGTTCGCGTCGCTGTACAACGACCGCGCCATTTCTTACCGCGTACACAAGGGCTTCGAGCACGATGTGGTGGCCCTGTCCGCCGGCGTGCAGCGCATGGTGCGCTCCGATCTGGGCGCAGCCGGTGTGATGTTCACCATCGATACCGAATCGGGCTTTGAAGAAGTGGTGTTCATCACTTCCAGCTATGGCCTGGGCGAGACCGTGGTGCAGGGCGCCGTGAACCCCGACGAGTTCTATGTGCACAAGCCCATGCTCAAGGCCGGCAACAAGGCGCTGATCCGCCGCAATCTGGGCTCCAAGCTGATCCAGATGGAATTTGCCACTGCCGAAGAAAAAGCGGCGACTGGCAAGCTGGTCAAGACCACCGACGTGGCTCCCGAGCTGCGCAACCGCTATTCGCTGACCGATGCCGACGTGGAGCAACTGGCCCGCTACGCCCTGGTGATCGAAGAGCATTACGGCCGCCCCATGGATATCGAATGGGGTAAGGACGGCACCGACGGCCACCTCTACATTCTGCAAGCGCGCCCAGAGACGGTGAAGAGCCAGTCCAAGGGCCAGGCCGAGCTGCGCTACAAGTTGAAGGGCACGGGCAATGTGCTGGCCGAAGGCCGCGCCATTGGCCAGAAGATCGGTACCGGCCCTGTGCGCCTGGTGTCCGATATTTCGCAGATGGACCAGGTCCAAGCCGGCGATGTGCTGGTGACCGATATGACCGATCCCAACTGGGAGCCGGTCATGAAGAAAGCTTCGGCCATCGTGACCAACCGCGGCGGCCGCACCTGCCACGCCGCCATCATTGCGCGCGAGCTGGGTATTCCTGCCGTGGTGGGCTGTGGCAATGCCACCGAGCTGCTCAAGGCTGAAACTCTGGTGACCGTGTCCTGCGCGG
Protein-coding sequences here:
- the ahpC gene encoding alkyl hydroperoxide reductase subunit C, producing the protein MSSLINTQVQPFKTEAFVNRNGKGEFITVTEESLKGKWSVVIFMPAAFTFNCPTEIEDAANNYAEFQKAGAEVYIVTTDTHFSHKVWHETSDAVGKAKFPLVGDPTHQLTNAFGVHIPEEGLALRGTFVINPDGVIKTMEVHSNEIARDVSETLRKLKAAQFTAAHPGQVCPAKWKEGADTITPSLDLVGKI
- the ahpF gene encoding alkyl hydroperoxide reductase subunit F, which codes for MLDDQLKAQLAAYLERVQQPFELVASLDDSETSAKMRDLLQTIQSLRSDKITLRTDGNDARKPSFSLQRKGTDTQLRFAGLPLGHEFTSLVLALLWTGGHPPKVEQDLIDQIKALDGDYNFEVYMSLTCHNCPDVVQALSLMAILNPKIKTTVIEGGAFQQEVTEREIMAVPMVLMNGSVFGTGRMSIEEIVAKLDTGAASREAAKLSAKEAFDVLIIGGGPAGAAAAVYAARKGIRTGVAAERFGGQVNDTLAIENYISVLETDGPKFAAALEAHTRAYDVDIMNLQRAEKLIPAAQPGGLLEVQLANGGSLKAKTVILSTGARWRNVNVPGEAEYRNKGVAYCPHCDGPLFKGKRVAVIGGGNSGIEAAIDLAGLVAHVTVVEFAEQLKADAVLVKKLHSLPNVTVHTNAQTTEITGANGKVNGLRYKDRVTGEEHHVELEGVFVQIGLVPNTEWLKGTVELSKFGEIIVDAKGQTNLPGVFAAGDCTTVPYKQIVIAAGAGSTAALSAFDHLIRN
- a CDS encoding ABC transporter substrate-binding protein: MTQPLNSRRAGLQWLGAAVLGAALPGLGHAQTQAAPARRLVSLSGALTEVVYLLNAQGLLVGTDTTSLFPDAAQKTPKVGYVRQLSAEGLLSLKPDSVIGTSEAGPAVVLDQIRQAGVRVSLVKAQHVWGDVQEKVKVVGRETGKVGEASALLERLDAQWQSVQAQVAKATRKPRVLFLLSHSGSPQVAGRGTAADALMRYAGCVNAIDQFDGYKPLTAEAMASAAPEVIINTTQGIEAMGGEAAFWKRPELALTPAYAKKALVTLEASHLLGFGPRLPSAVQALHMRTLQWVA
- a CDS encoding TonB-dependent hemoglobin/transferrin/lactoferrin family receptor; translated protein: MASAAATHTRALLAPLSVFHPAARPAIHPLALACALACASFAAQAQESALVAPTQTVAQASATVRVAAAHADRSAPVMKDVVVSASRDEQDADALPMTIDVIDAKQMEEGHVSDIRELAEKLPNVTVPRAPARFSLASSSAGRDQNSGFNIRGLEGNRVLMLVDGVRQPRGYSFSANTFGRDYLDLGLVQRVEILRGSVPALYGSDGMGGLVNFITVQPDDLLKGGKTVGGRVSASYDGSDNGKRVGATLAGRASPEWAWLVSAGIGRSSALENMGTVGGVGSTRTEPNPEKDKSHSLLGRLVYTPSAVQKHVFTLEQVNKKADYALLTAQGTSLGGTVLDSNSKTEMNRWRASWQGQWQQLGWSLADELQLMASYQGSDSREWINETRRNLPYRERDVTYDENALQLHAQANKTLRWGTAVSGKFTYGMDYMRNKVVNEQNGITPAAGEQFPLKRFPNTTETSTALFAQADLHYGAWSLTPGVRAEHYSIKPKQQGFLPTVVSNSDSAISPKLGALFQASDAWSVYGNYAAGFRAPNAGQINAYFENSSQYYKNIPNPNLKPEKSNTFELGLRGRMERMKLDAAVFTGRYKNFILDQQLVSGTPGNRNDPGIYQSVNLEDVRISGFELKADYDWGKFAGGNWRTHAAYGYTKGTETKTDKPVNTISPQQLVLGVRYDTSNVGVQLSASHWAGKKAKDVPTTTAWLSPSATVLDLSAQWRIRPGTRLNVGIYNLTDKKYWRWSDVRGLTSSTQIVDAYSQTGRNLRVSLVQDF
- a CDS encoding iron ABC transporter permease; protein product: MNMSMGRAGAKPVAGLPKPAARWRSPSGRLSRGATLSLGLLLVLLAMVLGSASGAYAIAPGQLFGIAWDGLSGAAGGSAEHLVFLNIRLPRLLMGAAAGAGLGLAGALMQGLFRNPLADPGLIGVSSGAALAAGITIVLGGMYLPWLPRHLGSWALVAMAFGGGLAVTAVVYVLGQVQGTTRIGLMLLAGIAINALAGAGLGFLSFISTDEQLRNLQMWLLGSLGASRWSAVGLVGAAVALSVLAALALARPLNAIALGEAQANLLGVAVEKTKRRAVMVAALAVGAVTATTGIIGFIGLVAPHWVRLVAGPDHRVVLPGSALLGAALVVTADAVARTIVKPAELPLGVLTAFIGVPLFLAMLRQFRSKV
- a CDS encoding ChuX/HutX family heme-like substrate-binding protein, which gives rise to MTETATPNPGTSALNTAVQIREQFAQERAKGLRIKDAAEAMGLSEGAVIAAHGGEHERALKALPLRAEWLAILQGLEACGTVMALTRNESTVHEKDGIYQNVSATGPVGLAFSREIDLRLFFMHWHAGFAVTEASANGNRPAMHSLQFYDASGRAVHKIFAREATDMAAWNALIERFAEPAAGYVFREAAAKPAPKADSEIDVPALTQAWSALKDTHEFFEMLRKHGAERQQAFSLVPEYCQRLEGDAVTRLLGDAAVDGVSIMVFVGSSGCIQIHTGPVSNIQPMDGANGVRWINVLDKGFNLHLRTDMIDKVWVVQKPTSDGVVTSVEVFDAAGNNMAMFFGERKPGQPELQSWRDLVAGLPRLSAATEAA